In a genomic window of Methylovirgula sp. 4M-Z18:
- a CDS encoding ABCB family ABC transporter ATP-binding protein/permease, translated as MSDPVSTPNKASRVSSEGSLTAIIRNLLPYMWSSSRRDLQMMVVASLGLMFLGKLANQVVPFANKWATDALTSDVIATALFWVVSGWALRILMAVLTQARDAVFAPVAMHAVRALADEVFQHLHRLSLRFHLERKTGGLTRIIERGRNGIETIARMTMQMLISTIVEFLMAAIVLLEVFDWRYLTVVVVMIIVYVTYTTIATNWRIKIRKSMNESDSDANTKAIDSLLNFETVKYFGAEQREAQRYDHSMARYEKLSVKTYRSLSVLNTGQAIILASGLAAMLLLLIMSPGDARPKAGQFMFIVTMMAQLGQPLNFLGTVYREIKQAMIDIEMMFDMLDKNPEIQDKPGAQALQVREGNVRFEDIHFSYDPMRPILKGVSFEIPAGKTVAIVGPSGAGKSTLSRLLFRFYEPQKGHILIDGQAIDNVQQASLRAHIGMVPQDTVLFNDTIGYNIRYGRWEASESDIHDAAQMAQIDHFIRALPEGYDTQVGERGLKLSGGEKQRVAIARTILKGPPILVLDEATSALDTFTEREIQSALDRVSKGRTTMVIAHRLSTVVNADEIIVLDQGMIAERGTHDELLEKEGIYAALWNRQREVDEAQEKIRQAAEAEGKSVRVALTA; from the coding sequence ATGTCCGATCCCGTATCCACGCCCAATAAGGCCAGCCGCGTTTCGTCCGAAGGGTCGCTGACCGCCATCATCCGCAACCTTTTGCCGTATATGTGGTCGAGCAGCAGACGCGATCTGCAGATGATGGTGGTCGCGTCCCTCGGTCTGATGTTTCTGGGCAAGCTTGCCAACCAGGTCGTGCCCTTCGCCAACAAATGGGCCACCGATGCACTGACCAGCGACGTCATTGCCACAGCGCTGTTTTGGGTTGTCTCGGGTTGGGCGCTCCGCATCTTGATGGCCGTTTTGACGCAAGCGCGCGACGCCGTGTTCGCGCCCGTCGCGATGCATGCAGTGCGCGCGCTGGCGGACGAAGTGTTCCAGCACCTGCACCGGCTGTCGCTGCGCTTTCACCTCGAACGCAAGACCGGCGGTCTGACCCGCATTATTGAGCGCGGCCGCAACGGAATCGAGACGATCGCCCGGATGACGATGCAGATGCTGATCTCGACGATTGTCGAGTTCCTCATGGCTGCGATTGTGCTTTTGGAAGTGTTCGATTGGCGTTACCTCACCGTCGTCGTCGTGATGATCATTGTCTACGTTACCTACACGACCATCGCGACGAACTGGCGCATCAAGATTCGCAAATCGATGAATGAAAGCGACTCGGATGCGAATACCAAGGCAATCGATTCGCTCTTGAATTTCGAGACGGTGAAATATTTTGGCGCCGAACAGCGCGAGGCGCAGCGCTACGATCATTCGATGGCGCGCTATGAAAAGCTGAGCGTGAAGACCTATCGCTCGCTCTCGGTGCTCAACACCGGGCAGGCGATTATTCTTGCGTCCGGTCTTGCTGCCATGCTGCTGCTGTTGATCATGAGTCCGGGCGACGCTAGGCCGAAGGCTGGCCAGTTCATGTTTATCGTGACGATGATGGCGCAATTGGGTCAGCCGCTCAACTTCCTCGGCACGGTGTATCGCGAAATCAAGCAGGCCATGATCGATATCGAGATGATGTTCGACATGCTCGATAAGAATCCGGAAATACAGGATAAGCCCGGCGCGCAGGCCCTGCAGGTGCGCGAGGGCAATGTGCGGTTCGAGGATATTCACTTTTCTTACGATCCGATGCGGCCCATTCTCAAAGGCGTTTCCTTCGAGATTCCGGCGGGCAAAACGGTTGCGATCGTTGGCCCCTCGGGCGCCGGCAAATCGACCTTGTCGCGCCTGCTGTTCCGCTTCTACGAGCCGCAGAAGGGCCACATTCTGATCGACGGCCAAGCGATCGACAACGTGCAGCAGGCGTCCTTGCGCGCCCATATCGGCATGGTGCCGCAGGACACGGTGCTGTTCAACGACACGATCGGTTACAACATTCGTTACGGCCGCTGGGAAGCCTCTGAATCCGACATTCACGACGCAGCCCAGATGGCGCAAATCGACCATTTCATCCGTGCGCTCCCCGAGGGCTATGATACGCAGGTGGGCGAGCGCGGCTTGAAGCTTTCGGGCGGCGAGAAGCAGCGCGTCGCGATCGCGCGTACGATTTTGAAGGGCCCGCCAATTCTGGTTTTGGACGAGGCGACCTCGGCGCTCGACACGTTCACCGAGCGCGAGATTCAATCGGCGCTCGACCGCGTTTCGAAAGGCCGCACGACGATGGTCATTGCGCATCGCCTGTCGACCGTGGTGAATGCAGACGAGATCATCGTGCTCGACCAAGGCATGATTGCCGAGCGCGGCACCCACGACGAGTTGCTGGAGAAAGAAGGAATCTACGCGGCCCTGTGGAACCGCCAGCGCGAAGTGGACGAAGCGCAGGAGAAGATCCGTCAGGCGGCGGAAGCCGAAGGCAAGAGCGTCCGCGTGGCACTTACCGCCTGA
- a CDS encoding FadR/GntR family transcriptional regulator has product MERRDTQPIAAIGAVKATATHELVAEHIRRAIFLGRFLPGDKLPPERDLAAQLAVSRTTLRVAIRVLEGESILEVKRGATGGLVVLGWSGLSAAEAAAYVGAQRVLIDNIFEYRLANECAATALAAERRSEDDLTHLASVLDEMTAMCATPESRSTLANVARFLACDTDFHLAIARASGNPFLARAVEEARASLLKPIGRVFARLESFVNDWHPEIFDAVRKSDPVAAAAYMKRHIEDTRDAMLAILPRS; this is encoded by the coding sequence TTGGAACGACGCGACACCCAACCGATTGCCGCTATCGGGGCGGTGAAAGCCACGGCAACCCATGAATTGGTTGCCGAGCACATTCGGCGGGCGATTTTCCTCGGCCGGTTTCTGCCAGGCGACAAATTGCCGCCCGAACGCGATCTGGCGGCGCAGCTCGCCGTGTCGCGTACCACGTTGCGCGTAGCGATCCGGGTTCTCGAAGGCGAAAGCATCCTCGAGGTGAAACGCGGTGCGACCGGCGGGCTTGTCGTGCTGGGCTGGAGCGGCCTGAGCGCGGCAGAGGCTGCTGCCTATGTCGGGGCTCAGCGCGTGCTGATCGACAATATTTTCGAATATCGGTTGGCCAACGAATGCGCGGCCACTGCGCTTGCGGCCGAGCGGCGGTCGGAGGACGATCTCACCCATCTCGCCAGCGTGCTCGATGAAATGACGGCGATGTGCGCGACGCCCGAGAGCCGTTCCACTTTGGCAAATGTCGCACGGTTCCTGGCCTGCGACACGGATTTTCACCTCGCTATTGCCAGAGCCTCTGGCAATCCTTTTCTGGCTCGGGCAGTGGAGGAAGCGCGCGCATCGCTGCTGAAGCCAATCGGCAGGGTGTTCGCCCGTCTGGAGTCTTTCGTCAACGATTGGCATCCCGAGATTTTTGATGCCGTGCGCAAATCCGATCCAGTGGCGGCGGCGGCCTATATGAAGCGCCATATCGAGGATACCCGGGACGCCATGCTGGCCATTTTGCCGAGGTCGTAG
- the ggt gene encoding gamma-glutamyltransferase, with product MSTNRFGAFVATLATAASVSFLPNAPVYAKPPQAAILDGSAVAVADEFSADAAQEIFKEGGNAVDAAVAIALTLAVTYPEAGNIGGGGFMTIYMNGKPYFIDYRERAPLAATKDMYLDKSGEVIPGMSLFGDRAIGVPGTVAGLWEAHQRFGKLKWAQVVAPAIHYARDGFVVDKLLEERAIDAEKDFKGKTNFEQYFGAMKTGQTFKQPELAETLTRISEQGARGFYTGKTAELIADAMKKGGGLITKEDLGQYRATWRQPIQASWNGYRVITAPPPSSGGIALLQLLKMKEDLKADFAGVELNSPQYMHLVSEEEKRVFADRAQYLGDPDFYKVPIAQLIDDKYIAKRAAEVNPKAPSDTKSVQPGLGTKMPEKAETTHFSVVDKWGNAVSNTYTLNGWFGSGVVADGTGILFNDEMDDFSSKPGVPNMFGVVGSDANAIAPKKRPLSSMTPTIMTKDGKVAVVIGTPGGSRIFTSVFQVISNMYDFNLPLKEAVGAFRFHHQLLPPNTIFYEPYHPIVGDLAKQIEDRGYTLKAQDFSGDIQVIKVDGKNIDAASDPRGRGVSRVIR from the coding sequence ATGAGCACCAATCGTTTCGGAGCATTCGTTGCCACATTGGCGACCGCTGCTTCTGTCAGCTTTCTGCCGAATGCGCCGGTCTATGCAAAGCCGCCGCAAGCCGCGATCCTGGATGGTTCGGCCGTCGCCGTCGCCGATGAATTCAGCGCCGATGCCGCCCAAGAAATATTCAAGGAAGGGGGGAATGCCGTAGATGCGGCCGTGGCTATCGCCTTGACCCTGGCCGTAACTTACCCCGAAGCCGGCAATATTGGCGGTGGCGGCTTCATGACCATCTATATGAACGGCAAGCCGTATTTCATCGACTATCGCGAACGCGCTCCGCTGGCCGCGACCAAGGATATGTATCTGGACAAAAGCGGCGAAGTGATCCCGGGCATGAGCCTATTTGGCGATCGCGCGATAGGCGTGCCGGGAACGGTTGCCGGTCTGTGGGAGGCGCATCAGCGTTTTGGCAAGTTGAAATGGGCGCAGGTGGTTGCGCCGGCGATTCACTACGCACGTGACGGCTTTGTCGTTGACAAGCTGCTCGAAGAACGGGCTATCGACGCCGAAAAGGATTTTAAGGGCAAAACGAATTTTGAGCAGTATTTCGGCGCTATGAAGACCGGGCAAACTTTCAAACAGCCCGAACTAGCCGAGACGCTAACTCGTATTTCGGAACAAGGTGCCAGGGGATTTTACACCGGAAAGACTGCGGAGCTTATCGCTGACGCGATGAAAAAAGGCGGCGGACTGATCACAAAGGAAGATCTGGGACAGTACAGAGCAACATGGCGCCAGCCGATTCAGGCCAGTTGGAATGGCTATCGCGTCATTACCGCGCCACCTCCAAGTTCGGGCGGCATTGCGCTGTTGCAGCTCCTGAAGATGAAGGAGGATCTTAAAGCGGATTTCGCGGGGGTTGAGTTGAATTCGCCCCAGTACATGCATCTGGTGTCCGAAGAGGAAAAGCGCGTGTTTGCTGACCGCGCTCAGTATCTGGGCGACCCGGATTTTTATAAGGTGCCGATCGCGCAATTGATCGACGATAAATACATCGCGAAGCGCGCGGCGGAGGTGAACCCGAAGGCGCCGTCCGATACCAAGAGCGTACAGCCCGGGCTAGGGACAAAAATGCCGGAGAAGGCTGAGACGACCCATTTCTCAGTGGTCGACAAATGGGGCAATGCGGTGTCGAACACTTACACGCTGAATGGTTGGTTCGGCTCAGGTGTCGTTGCGGATGGGACAGGTATCCTATTCAACGACGAGATGGACGACTTCTCGTCGAAGCCTGGGGTGCCGAATATGTTCGGCGTCGTGGGCAGCGATGCGAACGCAATCGCGCCCAAGAAGCGGCCGCTGTCCTCGATGACCCCGACCATCATGACGAAAGATGGCAAGGTCGCGGTGGTGATTGGTACCCCGGGCGGCTCGCGTATCTTCACGTCGGTCTTCCAGGTTATTTCGAATATGTATGACTTCAACTTGCCGCTGAAAGAGGCGGTCGGCGCGTTCCGCTTCCATCATCAGCTGCTGCCGCCAAACACGATTTTCTATGAGCCGTATCATCCGATCGTTGGTGACTTGGCCAAGCAGATCGAAGACCGGGGTTACACGCTAAAAGCCCAGGATTTCAGCGGCGATATTCAGGTGATCAAGGTCGACGGGAAAAACATAGATGCGGCATCCGATCCCCGCGGTCGCGGCGTATCGCGCGTGATCCGTTAA
- a CDS encoding DUF721 domain-containing protein produces the protein MFTPRKRSFTTPLADFVEPHLQGVFARKGFSETGLILSWPEIVGERFQDVCAPLAVQWPARPKTHTPDMPQPPATLVVQVEGAFAVELQHLAPLIVERANAYLGWRCIGRLALKQGPIVRHAKEKPPQAPVPPRALEQAGEATRGIEDEALRDALTRLGAHILARGKR, from the coding sequence ATGTTCACGCCGCGCAAACGCTCTTTCACAACGCCGCTCGCCGATTTCGTCGAGCCGCATTTGCAGGGCGTGTTCGCGCGCAAAGGGTTTTCGGAAACCGGATTGATTTTAAGCTGGCCGGAGATCGTCGGCGAGCGCTTCCAAGACGTTTGCGCGCCGCTCGCCGTGCAATGGCCGGCGCGGCCCAAGACCCATACACCCGATATGCCGCAGCCGCCCGCCACCCTCGTGGTGCAGGTGGAAGGCGCCTTCGCCGTCGAATTGCAACATCTCGCGCCGCTGATCGTCGAGCGGGCCAATGCCTATCTCGGTTGGCGCTGCATCGGCCGCCTCGCGCTCAAGCAAGGGCCGATCGTGCGGCATGCAAAAGAAAAGCCGCCCCAGGCCCCGGTGCCGCCGCGGGCGCTCGAACAAGCGGGCGAAGCAACGCGCGGCATCGAGGACGAAGCCTTACGCGACGCACTTACCCGTCTCGGCGCACATATTCTGGCGCGCGGGAAGCGGTAG
- the mutY gene encoding A/G-specific adenine glycosylase, producing the protein MESPTLSDLLLTWYDKHARHLPWRVRGKAKPDPYAVWLSEIMLQQTTVEAVKSYYAKFLDLWPTVQALAEAPSEDIMRAWAGLGYYSRARNLHACARQVVAEHGGQFPADEVELRKLPGIGPYTAAAIAAIAFGKRAVVVDGNVERVATRLFCIGEALPQAKAAIRVATDRITPQARAGDFAQAMMDLGATICTPKRPACALCPLSGPCQARAAGTMEAYPVKAPKAARPERAGAALYLRRDDGMIAVRTRPEKGLLGGMTEFPGTEWVDAGQYRQPATVRQFGRVFRRAPDPVTHIFTHFALRLDVYFAKVENEAAPPEGCRWVREESLLREALPTVFVKVAKAARGCL; encoded by the coding sequence ATGGAATCTCCCACGCTGTCAGATCTGTTGCTCACTTGGTACGACAAGCATGCCCGCCATTTGCCGTGGCGCGTGCGCGGTAAGGCGAAACCCGATCCTTATGCCGTCTGGCTGTCGGAAATCATGCTGCAGCAAACGACCGTCGAGGCGGTCAAGAGCTATTACGCGAAGTTTCTTGACCTCTGGCCGACGGTGCAGGCGCTCGCGGAGGCGCCGAGCGAAGACATCATGCGCGCCTGGGCGGGGCTTGGTTATTACAGCCGCGCCCGCAATCTGCATGCCTGCGCCCGGCAAGTGGTGGCCGAGCATGGCGGCCAATTCCCCGCCGACGAAGTGGAATTGCGCAAATTGCCCGGCATCGGCCCTTACACGGCGGCGGCGATCGCGGCGATCGCCTTCGGCAAGCGTGCGGTGGTGGTCGACGGCAATGTCGAGCGGGTGGCGACGCGGCTCTTTTGTATCGGCGAAGCCTTGCCGCAGGCCAAGGCCGCCATTCGCGTGGCTACGGACCGGATCACGCCGCAGGCGCGCGCCGGCGATTTCGCGCAGGCTATGATGGATCTTGGCGCGACGATCTGCACGCCAAAGCGTCCGGCCTGTGCGCTATGCCCTTTGAGTGGACCATGTCAGGCACGCGCCGCGGGTACGATGGAGGCCTATCCGGTCAAGGCGCCCAAAGCGGCGCGGCCGGAGCGGGCGGGGGCGGCGCTTTATCTGCGCCGCGACGATGGCATGATCGCCGTGCGCACACGGCCGGAGAAGGGCCTACTGGGCGGCATGACCGAATTTCCTGGGACCGAATGGGTCGATGCGGGGCAATACCGCCAACCGGCCACGGTGCGGCAGTTCGGGCGCGTGTTCCGGCGCGCGCCGGACCCGGTGACGCATATTTTCACGCATTTTGCATTGCGGCTTGATGTCTATTTCGCCAAGGTGGAAAATGAGGCTGCGCCGCCGGAAGGATGCCGCTGGGTGCGTGAGGAGTCTTTGCTGCGGGAGGCGCTGCCGACCGTCTTCGTGAAGGTCGCAAAAGCGGCGCGAGGTTGCTTATGA
- a CDS encoding Imm74 family immunity protein translates to MKIEILESSVKIIAGERHLTVQLVLGDADGADVVVPLDDILVWDPPHDDEEISVEELNQICEMIELAFDAKGLEVEFE, encoded by the coding sequence ATGAAAATCGAGATTTTGGAAAGCTCGGTGAAGATCATTGCGGGCGAACGCCATCTGACCGTGCAACTTGTGCTTGGCGATGCGGACGGCGCCGATGTGGTGGTGCCGCTCGACGACATTCTCGTATGGGATCCGCCCCATGACGATGAAGAAATCTCGGTCGAGGAATTGAACCAGATTTGCGAGATGATCGAACTCGCCTTCGATGCGAAGGGGCTTGAGGTCGAGTTCGAGTGA
- a CDS encoding DUF2442 domain-containing protein, with product MSISVRATAVRFDDAQMWVELEDGRTIGVPLVWFPRLLRGTPEQRSDYFISPSGLHWDTLDEDISIEGLLAGRGDLTRPRSSNSHVA from the coding sequence ATGAGTATTTCGGTTAGAGCGACCGCCGTCCGTTTTGACGATGCTCAAATGTGGGTTGAGCTGGAAGACGGCCGCACTATCGGCGTTCCGCTCGTATGGTTTCCGCGTTTGCTCCGCGGCACCCCCGAACAGCGCTCCGATTACTTCATCAGCCCCAGTGGCCTCCATTGGGACACCCTTGACGAAGATATTTCGATAGAGGGGCTTTTGGCCGGACGCGGCGATCTGACGCGCCCCAGGTCCTCAAACTCGCACGTGGCATAG
- a CDS encoding DUF4160 domain-containing protein produces MPVVFRSEGFRFHFYSDEGNPRESIHIHVAQAGADAKFWLFPEVLLAYNRGFDARTIRRLQDIVSDHRSEIEEAWNEYFG; encoded by the coding sequence ATGCCCGTTGTCTTTCGCAGTGAAGGTTTCCGCTTTCACTTCTATTCGGACGAAGGAAACCCACGCGAATCAATACATATCCATGTTGCCCAAGCCGGAGCCGACGCTAAATTCTGGCTGTTTCCCGAGGTGCTATTAGCATATAATCGGGGCTTCGACGCTCGAACGATCCGGCGCTTGCAGGACATTGTGTCAGATCATCGCAGTGAGATTGAGGAAGCGTGGAATGAGTATTTCGGTTAG
- a CDS encoding site-specific DNA-methyltransferase, which produces MRSIRAVPTGEKPQIQVVRTGISAARSLSVNELPLNQILRGDCTASMNDLPAKSVDLIFADPPYNLQLEGGLTRPDQSHVDAVDDDWDKFASFKDYDTFTRDWLSAARRVMKDNATIFVIGSYHNIFRVGAIMQDLGFWILNDIVWRKANPMPNFRGRRFTNAHETMIWASKSAAAKSYTFNYEALKAGNDDAQARSDWYFPLCTGAERLKDAAGRKTHPTQKPESLLARVILSASHAGDTILDPFFGTGTTGAVAKKLGRHFIGLERDETYIAAAQARIDAVTPLAAAVVAAAPAKRSEPRVAFSAVVEAGLIAPGTLLVDEKRRHKALVRADGTLALGQIIGSIHKIGALAQGLPACNGWTFWHHEVNGRLVPIDDARSTIRTTMREAAE; this is translated from the coding sequence ATGCGTTCCATCCGTGCCGTGCCGACCGGCGAGAAACCCCAGATTCAGGTAGTGCGTACTGGGATTTCCGCCGCCCGGTCTCTTTCTGTAAACGAACTTCCGCTCAATCAGATCTTGCGCGGCGATTGCACGGCCTCAATGAACGACCTGCCTGCAAAGAGCGTCGATCTCATTTTCGCCGACCCGCCCTACAACCTACAGTTGGAAGGCGGCCTCACCCGGCCCGATCAAAGCCATGTCGATGCGGTCGATGACGATTGGGACAAATTCGCCTCCTTCAAGGATTACGACACGTTCACCCGCGATTGGCTCAGCGCCGCGCGCCGCGTCATGAAGGACAATGCGACAATTTTCGTGATCGGCTCGTATCACAATATTTTCCGCGTCGGCGCGATCATGCAAGACCTCGGCTTCTGGATCCTCAACGACATCGTCTGGCGCAAGGCCAATCCGATGCCGAATTTCCGCGGCCGCCGCTTCACCAACGCCCACGAAACGATGATCTGGGCCTCGAAAAGCGCCGCCGCCAAAAGCTACACATTCAACTACGAGGCGCTGAAAGCCGGCAACGACGACGCTCAGGCGCGCTCCGACTGGTACTTTCCGCTCTGCACCGGCGCCGAACGCCTCAAGGACGCCGCCGGCCGGAAGACCCATCCAACGCAAAAACCGGAAAGCCTGCTCGCGCGCGTGATCTTGAGCGCCTCGCATGCCGGCGACACGATTCTCGATCCCTTCTTCGGCACCGGCACGACCGGCGCCGTAGCCAAGAAGCTCGGCCGGCATTTCATCGGGCTCGAGCGCGACGAAACCTATATCGCGGCGGCGCAGGCGCGCATCGATGCGGTGACGCCGCTCGCAGCGGCTGTCGTCGCCGCGGCCCCGGCCAAGCGCAGCGAACCGCGTGTCGCCTTCTCAGCAGTGGTCGAAGCGGGCCTCATCGCACCGGGCACCCTGCTCGTCGACGAAAAGCGCCGCCACAAGGCGCTGGTGCGCGCCGACGGCACATTGGCACTCGGTCAAATCATCGGCTCGATCCACAAGATCGGCGCGCTTGCTCAAGGCCTGCCGGCCTGCAACGGCTGGACCTTCTGGCACCACGAGGTGAACGGCCGCCTAGTGCCGATCGACGATGCGCGCAGCACAATCCGCACGACCATGCGCGAGGCTGCGGAATAG
- a CDS encoding ribonuclease HII yields MKQKSGPDFTREHALIARGFPLIAGVDEVGRGPLAGPVTAAAVILNPDDLPQGLDDSKKLSAKARVQLSDAIHAKALAVAVSFAPAAEIDRYNIRGAALLAMRRAIAALTRAPAHALIDGRDTPPGLSCPATAVIKGDALSLSIAAASIVAKVARDRLMERLDHFCPGYGMGQHAGYPTQKHRAAIAVLGPSGFHRMSFKLLSNEPPATI; encoded by the coding sequence ATGAAGCAAAAGAGCGGTCCCGATTTCACCCGAGAACATGCGCTGATCGCACGCGGCTTTCCCTTGATTGCCGGCGTCGATGAAGTGGGCCGCGGGCCGCTCGCCGGACCGGTGACGGCCGCGGCGGTCATCCTGAATCCCGATGATTTGCCCCAAGGTCTCGACGATTCCAAAAAGCTTTCGGCCAAAGCCCGCGTGCAGCTTTCCGATGCGATTCATGCCAAGGCGCTCGCCGTCGCGGTGTCCTTCGCACCGGCGGCCGAAATCGACCGATATAATATTCGCGGTGCGGCCCTCCTCGCCATGCGCCGTGCAATTGCCGCGCTAACGCGTGCCCCGGCACATGCGCTGATCGATGGACGCGACACGCCGCCCGGCCTGTCTTGCCCGGCGACCGCGGTAATCAAGGGTGACGCCCTCAGCCTTTCCATCGCCGCGGCCTCGATCGTCGCCAAAGTCGCGCGCGACAGGTTGATGGAGCGGCTCGATCACTTCTGTCCCGGCTATGGCATGGGCCAGCACGCGGGCTATCCGACACAAAAACACCGTGCCGCCATTGCCGTGCTTGGACCAAGCGGCTTCCACCGGATGAGCTTCAAGCTGCTGAGCAACGAGCCCCCAGCAACGATCTGA
- a CDS encoding addiction module antidote protein, whose translation MFKLQRDDAALCVRSEADIRALIDDVAQTDDPMRLIGALDEIARSRNMSQLARDCGLSRVGLIKALAPGGNPGFMTIVKVAQALGLRIVITAR comes from the coding sequence ATGTTCAAATTGCAACGCGACGATGCGGCCCTTTGCGTGCGATCCGAAGCTGACATTCGAGCGCTTATCGACGATGTTGCGCAGACCGACGATCCTATGCGGCTGATTGGCGCGCTCGACGAGATCGCGCGCAGCCGGAACATGAGCCAACTGGCGCGCGACTGCGGCCTGTCGCGGGTTGGTCTCATCAAGGCCCTGGCGCCGGGCGGCAATCCGGGCTTTATGACAATTGTCAAAGTGGCGCAGGCTTTGGGACTACGAATCGTCATCACGGCGCGATAA
- a CDS encoding PA0069 family radical SAM protein: MLHRPSTPPSPRLPLRPADDAYIGAQIRDEVAADLRRGRGAVTNRSGRFEPQMREAEDDGWGSLETLDAFKTEVTHEKPKTIITRNDSPDIAFDRSINPYRGCEHGCVYCFARPTHAYMGLSAGLDFETRLFVKEGAAELLERELSAPGYQPRTIAIGTNTDPYQPIERQYRIMRSVLEVLAKTNHPVGIVTKSALIVRDIDLLAPMARKGLAKVALSVTTLDRTLARKLEPRAATPEKRLAAIAELSRAGIPVTTMVAPVIPGLNDPEIETILERTYISGAREAGYIMLRLPLEVRDLFQEWMLTHYPDKLRHVMSLIRSVRDGKDYDSTFGNRMKGTGPYAWLTGRRFEIAAQKIGFNKARTRLRTDLFTPPNEHGRQLDLF; encoded by the coding sequence ATGTTGCATCGTCCGTCCACGCCGCCCTCCCCTCGCCTGCCGCTCCGGCCGGCAGACGATGCCTATATCGGCGCGCAAATCCGCGACGAGGTCGCGGCCGACTTGCGGCGCGGCCGGGGTGCCGTCACCAACCGCAGCGGGCGGTTCGAGCCGCAAATGCGCGAAGCGGAAGACGACGGTTGGGGATCGCTGGAGACTCTTGACGCCTTCAAGACCGAGGTGACCCACGAAAAGCCGAAAACCATCATCACCCGCAACGATTCGCCCGACATCGCTTTCGACCGCTCGATCAATCCCTATCGCGGCTGCGAGCATGGCTGCGTCTATTGTTTCGCGCGGCCGACCCACGCCTATATGGGTCTGTCCGCCGGGCTCGATTTCGAAACGCGCCTGTTCGTGAAGGAGGGCGCGGCGGAATTGCTGGAGCGCGAATTGTCGGCGCCCGGCTATCAGCCGCGCACGATCGCTATCGGCACTAACACCGACCCTTACCAGCCGATCGAGCGCCAGTATCGGATCATGCGTTCGGTTCTGGAGGTCTTGGCGAAAACCAATCATCCGGTCGGCATCGTCACGAAATCGGCGCTGATCGTGCGCGACATCGACCTTTTGGCGCCTATGGCGCGCAAGGGCCTCGCCAAAGTGGCCCTGTCGGTCACGACGCTCGACCGGACGCTCGCGCGCAAATTGGAGCCACGCGCAGCAACGCCGGAAAAACGCCTCGCGGCAATCGCAGAACTGTCGCGCGCCGGCATACCGGTCACAACCATGGTCGCTCCGGTCATCCCTGGCCTGAACGATCCGGAAATCGAAACCATTCTGGAGCGAACTTACATCAGCGGTGCGCGTGAAGCCGGCTACATCATGCTGCGCCTGCCGCTCGAAGTGCGCGACCTGTTCCAGGAGTGGATGCTGACCCATTATCCCGACAAATTGCGTCACGTCATGTCGCTCATCCGCTCGGTGCGCGACGGCAAGGATTACGATTCGACCTTCGGCAACCGGATGAAGGGCACCGGCCCCTATGCCTGGTTGACCGGTCGGCGGTTTGAGATCGCCGCGCAGAAGATCGGCTTCAACAAAGCGCGCACAAGATTGCGGACGGATTTGTTCACGCCGCCCAACGAACACGGACGGCAGTTGGATCTGTTTTGA